DNA sequence from the Pedobacter schmidteae genome:
GTACATCATCGCTGCTGATTAATGTCGTGATCTTAATGTTCTCAAAACCTGGGAGTGTTTTTACCAATGCTTCATTAACCGAATAATCTTTTAGTGTTATTGTGGCGGGCTCTTCAGTGTTGTTTTTCTTGTCTTTTTTACAAGCTGTTATTGCAACAGCTGCTGCAACAAAACCAGTGATGGCAAATGCCAGTGTTTTCCTTTTAAGTAGATTTGTAGTCATTGTTTGTTTTTAGTTTATGTAACAAACATAGTACGTCAATATTGTCTGAAATTTAAGCAGATGTTAAGGAAAGTACTCTGGTTTAATTTAGAATTGTTCTAGGCGTTTTTGATCAGGATAGCTTCGAGTACATTGGCGGCATCGTCGCATTTGTCGCTGGCCATTTCCATCATTTGTAATACTTCTTTTTGTTTGATGAGTTCAATGGCATCTAGTTCATTGTCGAACAGATCGGCCAGTTCCGTATTACAGATCTGGTCGGCCCTACTTTCACCTGCATTTATTCTGAGGCATACCTCAGCAATCAGGTCGGAGTTTTTAAAGGTTCTTAGTTCCCTGATGGCGCGATTAAGGTCGGTACACATTTCCAACAGCAATTCGGCTAAACTGATCATAGCCTTATTGATGGTTTTGATGTTGTATAGATCCATATTCATTCCTGCAGCATAAATATGATCGGCAATGTCATCCAGGGCACTAACCAGCGCATGGATGTCCTCACGATCAAAAGGAGTGATAAAGGTTTTGCCCAGGCCCAGAAAAATGGCATGTGTAATGTCGTCACCAGACTGTTCCAGCTTTTCAATTACCTTGACGTGTTCCTTTCTTTGGCTTTGGTCTGGTGTGTGAACCGCATGAACAAGGGCTTCGGAAATGCTGACCAGGTTATTACCTGCCTGTTCAAATAAAGGCTGAAATAATTTATCTTTCGGGCTGAAAAAACTGAAAATATTGTTCATGATGTTTTTGCTTTTAACAAAAATATCATTGGCATGTTAAGGTACTATAAAATGTAAAGGCGAAAGCTGTTATGCTTTCATATAACAAGAATGTGAATTTATTGTGTAAATTCACATTTGGAACACTATTCATGATGAGTTATCAAAAGCTTTCTGATGTTGAATTGATCGCCTTGCTAAAAGAGGGAGATAAAGGGGCATTTGCTGCAATTTTTGATCAATACAAAAGTTTGTTGTTTTCTCATGTTTATAAGAAAATAAGGGACAGGGAAGAGGCTAAGGATATTGTTCAGGAAGTTTTTGCAAGTCTGTGGGCTAAAAGAGCTCAGATTAACGATCAAAGTAACCTGGGTGGTTACCTGATGCTGGCCGTAAGGCATAAGGTGTTGGATCTGGTTGGACATAAGCATGTTGAAGAAAGGTATTTCAGCTCACTGAGCGATTTTGCCACCGCACAAAACAACAATGCGGACCACCGGGTTCGGGAGAATCAGCTAAGGCTGCTGATAGAAAAGGAGATTGAGGCTTTGCCATCAAAAATGCGTGAGATCTTTTTAATGAGCAGAGTTGGACAATTGAGTCATAAAGAAATTGCCGGACAATTGAATATTTCGGAACAGACAGTAACTACGCAAATAAAAAGGGCATTGAGAGTGCTTAGAGTAAAACTTGGATTAATGCTTTACCTGGCCATGCTGATCAAATGGTGAGCGCCAGAAAAAAAATCGATTTTTTTTAAATTTCCTGTACCCCCTGTGGCCTGCTTGTTCTTTATGGTATTAATTACGGGTGATCAAATTCCCTTATACGATGACAACAGAAGAAGCGAAAGCACTGATTTTACGATATAATGCAGGTAAATGTTCTGACACAGAACAGGAATTGGTAGAAGCCTGGTACCAGCAATTTGCGACAGACGAGGCCTCCGGTTTGACCGATCTGGACCTGGAAAAGGTAGGTGAGGAAATATGGACTACTTTACCTGATGAACTGAAAGTGCCTAAAACAGTTAGGTTATGGCCACGTATTGCAGCTGCTGTAGCGGTTTTTTTAGTTATCGGTGGCGGATTGTTTTTATATGTCTCACGCCAATCTATGTTCAACCTGAATTCAAAACTGACGCATCAGGCAGCTATTGCACCGGGCAAAAATAAAGCCTTTTTGACATTGGCAAACGGAACGGCCATTCCACTTAGTGAAGCCCGGAACGGAGTGGTTATTGATGCCAGTCAGATAAAATACGATAATGGAGAGGTCATCCACTATTCGTCGACAGGTACTTCTGGCAAAAAAATGAAGGAGGTTGCAGAACAGCTGGTGATCAGCACACCTCGGGGAGGGATGTACCAGGTACAATTGCCGGATGGAAGTAAGGTGTGGCTAAACGCCGATTCAAAAATTTCTTTTCCGGAACAGTTTAAGGGACTGGTAAGAAAGGTGTTGCTAGAGGGGGAGGCTTATTTTGAGGTGGCTAAGGTGTTGCGGAAAGAGAAGGATAGAAATGGGGAAAGCAGACGTATGCCTTTTGTGGTTGTTAGCAAAGGGCAGGAGGTGGAGGTTTTAGGTACACACTTCAATATCTCTGCATATGGTGATGAAAACCAGGTGAAAACCACCTTGCTGGAAGGAAAAGTACGTGTGAACGACAGAATATTGGAACCCAACCAGCAATCCGTTCAGACAGGTGGAAGGATAAACGTTTTGCATGTAAATGCGGCTGATGTGCTGGACTGGAAAGGTGGCGAATTTGTGTGCCGGAACGAACCTTTAGAAAGCATTATGAAAAAGATTGCCCGCTGGTACGACGTAGAAGTTATTTATAGTCATCCAGATCTTAAGCTTAAAACTTTTAGCGGGTCGTTGTCGAGGTCTGATGAGGTGCTTAGCGTTTTAAAAGCTATAGAACAGGCGGGGACGATGAAGTTTAAACTGGAAGGCAAGAGGGTATATGTACAATAAATTTATGAACCTTAATTAAATGAAATGAAGAAACAGTTACGATGAAGGATTAAACAACAGCAGGTAATCTAAAGGTAAAAAGAAGCCGGAAAGTGGTAGGACACAATCCGGCAAAGCCTGAGTTAACCTTTTCCTGACGATGGTAATCGTGCAGGGATAAAATAGACCCAACTATTCCAATCAACTCAAACCACTCAAAAGTATGAATAAAAATGCTTTTAAAGTAGGTATGTCTTATTTTAGGCAGCCTTCGAAATTACTTTTAACTATGAATCAGGCCCTTCAGCGAATCGATGCGGCCGATAAAAGAAAATGGATCATGCGAGTTAACCTGACTACTATAGTATTGATGCTGTCGCTGTTGCAGGTAAGTGCCTCCAGTTTCGCACAGCGACTGACTTACAGCAGGAAAAATGCAAGTATGGGCGAAATTTTTAAAGAAATCAAAAAACAGACTGGTTACCATGTGTTTTACGCCGATGAAAGCGTAAATATAAATAGGGTACTGGATGTCAGCTTTAAAAATGCGGATCTGAAAAGTGTAATGAACACGGTGCTGAAAGACCAGGCACTTGAATACTCAATTGACACCCGAAATATTATCATTAAGCCTAAGCCTCCTGGTATTATTGACAAAATTATTGACTTGTTTAAAAATATAGACGTGGTTGGCCGTGTAGTAGATGAAGAAGGAAAACCGCTTGCAGGTGCCACCGTATTTGCGAGTATGGAAGCGGAAGCGATTAGCGTGGCAAAAGTAGGAAATAACAGTGTGGTTTTTAGAAAAACGAACGCTGTTGCGATAACTGACGCAACCGGTAAATTTTATCTTCGAAATGTAGACGAAAGGGCCGTTATTACTATTTCTTATCTTGGTTATACTGTACAACGCATTAAAGCTGCAAAAGATATGGGCGTGATTAAAATGGTGCCTGACGAGAGTAACCTGATTGAATTTAATGTAACCGTCAATACCGGATACCAGACTTTGTCAAAAGAAAGAAGTGCTGGTTCTTTTGCAAAACCAGATATAGCCATTATAGAAAATCGTACCGGAAGCATGAACATTCTTCAGCGCCTTGACGGTCTGGTGGCTGGTTTGACCATTAATAACGCCCCCAACGCGACACAAAATCCGCTGCTTGTGCGTGGATTAACGACTGTTGGTCTGGTTGATGGTCAGGGAATTTCAACAGGTACCAATAGAAACCCTCTGTTTGTGGTTGATGGGATTCCTATGGAAGATGTAAACACCGTTAATCCGCAGGATGTAGCAGACATTACGGTTTTGAAGGATGCAACAGCATCGTCTATCTGGGGTGCAAGAGCCTCAAATGGCGTGATTGTAATTACAACTAAAAAGGGAACTTTTGGCGAAAAGGTAAGGATCAATTATGATGCTTTTTTTAATTTTCAAGGCAGGCCCGATCTGGATTATTTTCCAACGCTGAACAGTAAGCAGTTTATACAGGCAGCTCAGGAAGTTTTTGATCCGGTCATCAATCCCTGGGCAAATGTTTCAGGCTTTACTAATCTGGGCAGTGCTGGCGTGGCACCGCACGAAAGGATTCTGTATAATCAATATAGAGGGCTCATTACGCCGGCGCAAGCCAGAACGAGTCTGGATAGTTTAGCTAATCTGGACAACAGGCAACAAATAAAAGATCTCTGGTACAGGAACGCTTCATTAATGAATCATACGGTATCTTTTTCTGCTGGTGCCAGTAAATACTCGTTTTACGGTTCTGCGGCTTATACGAATACGGTAAGTAATCGTCCTGGCGAGAAAAACGATACCTATAAAATTAATCTGCGACAAGATTTTTCATTGGGTAAGGCAATTCAGCTGAACCTGATTACCGACTTGACCAATAACGTAACCAGCGCTATGCGAACTGTGGAGATAGACAACAATTTTTATCCTTATCAAATGTTCAGGGATGCAAATGGGAACAATCTTTCTATGCCATACATGGGCTATCTGAGTGACGAGAACCGCATTGACTACGAAGCCCGTAGCCGGGTTAGTCTAAATTATAATCCATTGGATGAGTACAACTATGGTTACACTAAAAACAGCAATTTATTGAGTCGTAATGTTTTGGGTGCCAGTGTGAAATTGCTGGATGGGTTGAAGTTTGAGGGTACCTATGGTTTTGTAAAAGGCAGCGGTAAGACAGACGTTTATGAGGATACCAAAAGTTATAAGGTAAGAAGCGAGCTGGTACAGTTTACAGTAGCGCCAAATACCACATCTACGCCAGTTTATTACTTGCCTAATAATGGAGGGAAGTATAGTATAACCAATGTAAACCAGCAATACTGGACCGTGAGAAACCAGTTGAGCTACAATAAAAGCTGGGATGCAGAACTGCATCAACTTACGCTATTGCTGGGACAGGAAGCACAGGAACAGCTGGAAACCAAGAACGGGAGTGTGGTAAGAGGTTATAATGACGGACTACAAACTTTTGGCGCGGTTGATTATGCAACATTAGGTGTAACCGGTGCAGCCAATCCGGTAATGCCGAATAATACGGGAAGAAGCCTGCTTAGCAATGATGTGTTTAATCAGTCTGAACGGCTTAGCAGGTTTTCGTCTTATTATTCAAATCTGGCTTACACCTTCAATAAAAGGTATGCTGTTAATGGAAGCTTCCGTATAGATAAGAGTAATTTATTCGGGTTGGATAAGTCGGCCCAGAACAGACCGGTATGGAGTGTGGGTGGAAAGTGGATATTGAGCTCGGAAAATTTTATGAGCAATATTGCATGGATAAACCATCTGGCTTTAAGGGCTACCTATGGCTTGACTGGTAATTCACCTGCGCCGGGAACAGCGGCATCTTATGATATCCTTGCTGCCCAGCGTAGTAACTTTTTGCCTGGAGGGGTGGGATTACGGGTGGTAACGCCGTCTAATACCAAATTGACCTGGGAAAGTACAAGGAACGTCAATCTGGGCCTGGATTTTGGTGTAGTGAATAACCGCATCAGCGGGACAATTGATATCTACAGGAAGACAACCAGCGATCTGTTGGGTAATCTGCCTACCAATACTTTTACTGGTTATTCAAATATTGTAGGTAACCTGGGCGATTTAGAGAATAAAGGAGTAGAGTTGAGTTTAAATACTTTAAATGTGCGCGCAGGTGATTTCAAATGGAACACCATATTCAATATCGCTTACAATAAAAATGTAATTACCAAACTAAATCTTGGAACGCCGATTACTACCACTTTTAACCAGGTAAGACAACAGTATGTAGAAAATTACCCTGCTTTTACATTATTTGCTTATAAGTTTGCCGGGCTGGACCAGTTGGGCGACCCACAGATTGAACTGGCGGATGGTACCATCACCAAAACACCCAATGTAGGAAAGGTTAGCGATGTGGTTTTTATGGGGACATATCAGCCAGTATGGAGTGGTGGTATGGCCAATGTATTTAATTATAAAAGTTTGAGTTTAAGTGCAAATGCTATATTTAATCTTGGCCATATGATGCGCAAGGATGTAAATAAGTATTACACGGGCAGGTTATTACATGGGAATATAGAAAGTTTAAGTACAGGATCTGGATTTAAAGGTGGTAATAAGCATGCTGATTTCGCGAACCGCTGGAAACAACCTGGTGATGAACTGCTGACCAATATCCCATCTTACCTGGCGAATGCCTCGTTGAGTACTACACGCAGGGATACTGAATACTACACTTACTCAGATATCAATGTCGTTAGTGCTTCTTATATCAAGCTTCGGGATGTTACTTTATCCTACAGACTACCGGCTTTACTGGTCAGGAAGTTGCAGGCAGAACAGGTTACCTTCAGGGTGCAATTGTCGAACCTGATGCTTTGGAAAGCCAATAAAGACCACATTGATCCGGAATACATCAATGCTATTTATGGCAACAGGAGTATACTGGCCAATCAGGGTACTTTATCACTGGGTCTGAATGTGAAATTTTAATTTAAATGCGATGAAAACGATATATAAACCAAGCGGAATGATTATAATGGCGATACTTTTCGGTACGCTTGTTTCCTGCAAAAAAACTTTCCTTGAGGTTGCCCCAAAGGGCAAGTTGATTGCCCAAAAGGTAGCGGACTATAATTTATTGCTCAGCAATCTGGATTTTGTTAATATAGGCGCCAATGCCCAGGCTGCTATGGGTGATGAGGTAGCGGCTGTGGAGCCTTTTATAAGCGGGAGTGAGTTAAGAACCCAAAGGCTTTTTCGTTGGGATGACCGGATTTATGAACCGAATGAAGACGCTGCGGAAATAAAGGTTCCGATGCAGAACATCTATGTCTACAATAAAGTCATCAATGAAGTTCCTGCTGCAACAGATGGTAACGAGCAGGATAAACTTTCTATAAAAGCCGAAGCAATGGCTGGAAGAGCCTGGACTTACTTTTTGCTGATTAACTATTTTGGCAAGCCTTATAATTCTAATACTTCGGCTACGGATCTGGGTTTTCCGATAGTAAAAGAGGCGGATGTAACCGAGACCAAATTTGTAAGGGCTACGGTAAAAGAGGTATACGATTTTATTGTAAGCGATCTGACCACCGCTATTCCCAATTTACCGTTAAAAACAAGCCACCGTTTAAGGATGTCCAAAGCGGCTGCAGAAGGTTTGTTGGCCAAAGTGTATGTTTTTATGGGTAAATACAGCGATGCATTACCACTTTTGAATGCGGCTTTTACGGATATTGGCAATTCGTCTATTCCTGTGCGTCTGTATGATTATAATGTAACATTTGCTACAGGTGGTGCCTTTTTACCAATCGGTATTTTTGGCCCTTCCTATCCATTGATTCCTAACAATGAAGAAAATGTATTTGGTAAGCAGGCAACTAGTTCCTGGACCTTTATAAACAATGAGCTGGCGATTACTAAAGCTACAGCCGACCTATATGTTGCC
Encoded proteins:
- a CDS encoding DUF47 domain-containing protein, with the translated sequence MNNIFSFFSPKDKLFQPLFEQAGNNLVSISEALVHAVHTPDQSQRKEHVKVIEKLEQSGDDITHAIFLGLGKTFITPFDREDIHALVSALDDIADHIYAAGMNMDLYNIKTINKAMISLAELLLEMCTDLNRAIRELRTFKNSDLIAEVCLRINAGESRADQICNTELADLFDNELDAIELIKQKEVLQMMEMASDKCDDAANVLEAILIKNA
- a CDS encoding RNA polymerase sigma factor, which encodes MMSYQKLSDVELIALLKEGDKGAFAAIFDQYKSLLFSHVYKKIRDREEAKDIVQEVFASLWAKRAQINDQSNLGGYLMLAVRHKVLDLVGHKHVEERYFSSLSDFATAQNNNADHRVRENQLRLLIEKEIEALPSKMREIFLMSRVGQLSHKEIAGQLNISEQTVTTQIKRALRVLRVKLGLMLYLAMLIKW
- a CDS encoding FecR family protein → MTTEEAKALILRYNAGKCSDTEQELVEAWYQQFATDEASGLTDLDLEKVGEEIWTTLPDELKVPKTVRLWPRIAAAVAVFLVIGGGLFLYVSRQSMFNLNSKLTHQAAIAPGKNKAFLTLANGTAIPLSEARNGVVIDASQIKYDNGEVIHYSSTGTSGKKMKEVAEQLVISTPRGGMYQVQLPDGSKVWLNADSKISFPEQFKGLVRKVLLEGEAYFEVAKVLRKEKDRNGESRRMPFVVVSKGQEVEVLGTHFNISAYGDENQVKTTLLEGKVRVNDRILEPNQQSVQTGGRINVLHVNAADVLDWKGGEFVCRNEPLESIMKKIARWYDVEVIYSHPDLKLKTFSGSLSRSDEVLSVLKAIEQAGTMKFKLEGKRVYVQ
- a CDS encoding SusC/RagA family TonB-linked outer membrane protein, which translates into the protein MNKNAFKVGMSYFRQPSKLLLTMNQALQRIDAADKRKWIMRVNLTTIVLMLSLLQVSASSFAQRLTYSRKNASMGEIFKEIKKQTGYHVFYADESVNINRVLDVSFKNADLKSVMNTVLKDQALEYSIDTRNIIIKPKPPGIIDKIIDLFKNIDVVGRVVDEEGKPLAGATVFASMEAEAISVAKVGNNSVVFRKTNAVAITDATGKFYLRNVDERAVITISYLGYTVQRIKAAKDMGVIKMVPDESNLIEFNVTVNTGYQTLSKERSAGSFAKPDIAIIENRTGSMNILQRLDGLVAGLTINNAPNATQNPLLVRGLTTVGLVDGQGISTGTNRNPLFVVDGIPMEDVNTVNPQDVADITVLKDATASSIWGARASNGVIVITTKKGTFGEKVRINYDAFFNFQGRPDLDYFPTLNSKQFIQAAQEVFDPVINPWANVSGFTNLGSAGVAPHERILYNQYRGLITPAQARTSLDSLANLDNRQQIKDLWYRNASLMNHTVSFSAGASKYSFYGSAAYTNTVSNRPGEKNDTYKINLRQDFSLGKAIQLNLITDLTNNVTSAMRTVEIDNNFYPYQMFRDANGNNLSMPYMGYLSDENRIDYEARSRVSLNYNPLDEYNYGYTKNSNLLSRNVLGASVKLLDGLKFEGTYGFVKGSGKTDVYEDTKSYKVRSELVQFTVAPNTTSTPVYYLPNNGGKYSITNVNQQYWTVRNQLSYNKSWDAELHQLTLLLGQEAQEQLETKNGSVVRGYNDGLQTFGAVDYATLGVTGAANPVMPNNTGRSLLSNDVFNQSERLSRFSSYYSNLAYTFNKRYAVNGSFRIDKSNLFGLDKSAQNRPVWSVGGKWILSSENFMSNIAWINHLALRATYGLTGNSPAPGTAASYDILAAQRSNFLPGGVGLRVVTPSNTKLTWESTRNVNLGLDFGVVNNRISGTIDIYRKTTSDLLGNLPTNTFTGYSNIVGNLGDLENKGVELSLNTLNVRAGDFKWNTIFNIAYNKNVITKLNLGTPITTTFNQVRQQYVENYPAFTLFAYKFAGLDQLGDPQIELADGTITKTPNVGKVSDVVFMGTYQPVWSGGMANVFNYKSLSLSANAIFNLGHMMRKDVNKYYTGRLLHGNIESLSTGSGFKGGNKHADFANRWKQPGDELLTNIPSYLANASLSTTRRDTEYYTYSDINVVSASYIKLRDVTLSYRLPALLVRKLQAEQVTFRVQLSNLMLWKANKDHIDPEYINAIYGNRSILANQGTLSLGLNVKF
- a CDS encoding RagB/SusD family nutrient uptake outer membrane protein, with translation MKTIYKPSGMIIMAILFGTLVSCKKTFLEVAPKGKLIAQKVADYNLLLSNLDFVNIGANAQAAMGDEVAAVEPFISGSELRTQRLFRWDDRIYEPNEDAAEIKVPMQNIYVYNKVINEVPAATDGNEQDKLSIKAEAMAGRAWTYFLLINYFGKPYNSNTSATDLGFPIVKEADVTETKFVRATVKEVYDFIVSDLTTAIPNLPLKTSHRLRMSKAAAEGLLAKVYVFMGKYSDALPLLNAAFTDIGNSSIPVRLYDYNVTFATGGAFLPIGIFGPSYPLIPNNEENVFGKQATSSWTFINNELAITKATADLYVASDLRLKFYINNAYNGPTYPNGMLRRFGPGSIQFGVVLPDLYLLRAECKARLNDLPGAKADLESLRSKRMLPGTSDVPTAIAAQQLPLLKFIMEERIREFAVLGYRWFDMRRLSVDPLFTGTTYTHTVYSATGAVAATYTLRPERFTMRFSQKVIDENPGMQNNP